GCTCAATTTCTGGGCGCCGCAACTCATTCGCAGCGCCGGCACCGAAAGCCCGACCATCATTGGCCTGCTCACCGCGGTGCCTTATGTCTGCGGCGCCATCAGCATGATTGTGATCGGGCGCTGGTCCGACGCCACCGGGGAGCGGCGCAAATTCGTCTGCGGCCTAGTGCTTGCCGGCGCGATCGGTTTCTTCAGCGCGGGCATCTTTGCGAGCCACACACTGCTGCTGACCATTTCCCTGGCATTGCTCGGCAGCGGCATCATCGCCTCGATCCCGGCCTTCTGGGCGCTTCCTCCCAAGCTGCTCGCAGGTGCAGGAGCCGGCGCTGCGGGAGGGATCGCGCTGATCAACACACTGGGGCAGTTCGGCGGGATCGTCAGCCCGGTGATGGTGGGCTACATCAAGGACATGTCCGGCAGCACCACGCCAGCGCTGTATGTCATCGGCGGCACCTGCATCCTGGCCGGGGCCTTGCTGATGTGGGGCTTGCCGCAGTCGTTAAGGACGCTGGACAAGAATCAGTAGCGACCTTTCGAGCCAAGGACGGCTCGCCTGCCCGTTCGCTACCCTTTTGCCTTGATCGCATACATCCCGCCGGCAATCACCAGGCAGGCGCCCACGACGGTCCAAGTGTCGGGTAGCTCGCCGAAGACCAACAGGCCGATCAGCGTGGCGAACACCAGAAGAGAATAGTTGAACGGCTGGAGTGTGGCCGCCGTTGCAACCTTCAGTGCCTGGAGCAATAACAGCTGGGCCACCACGCCGGTCATGGACAGCACTGCTATCAGGCCCCATTGCGCCGGGCTCGGTGATACCCAGCCTGGAAGGCCCAACATGGTGATCGCTACCGCGCCGAAAAAACCCATGTGAAGCATATTCGTGGCGAACGAGTCCTGCCGGCTGATACGTCGGGTCAGCACACTGAAAATCGCGAAACCCAACGCAGACAACAACGGAATCAGCGCTGCCAGTTCGAAGACGCCGGAGCCTGGACGAAGGATAACCAGCGTCCCCGTGAAGCCAATGGCGGCGGCAATCCATCGACGCACACCAATGAACTCGCCCAGGAACGCCCCTGCCAATGCCAACGTCATCAAGGGGAACACCGCATACAGCGCATGCATTTCCGCCAGCCCCAGATAGCGCAGCCCCAGTCCAAACAGTGCGCTTTCACCGACCCCGATGAGCGCACGAATGACCTGCTGGCAAGGATGGTGGCTTCGATACGCAGTCCGCAGGCTGCCCTGATAGACGCTGTAACCGACAGCAAAAGCCAGGAACACCCAATAGCGCACCATGACCAGTTGTGCGATCGGGAGGTCTTTGACCAGTACTTTGGTGACGCCATCCTGGGCTGCGAAAATCAGCATGGACAGAAGGCACAGGGCGATCCCTAACCGAGGGCGGGGGGTGTCATGATCATGCACCGCGCGCACCTGGGACGGTATCTTCAAGCAGGCTGCTCTCTGTGCGGCGCCTCGCAATGCTATGGCGCAACCGATCCCGTTCCAGCGCTTCGGCGGCTACGAGTGCTTCAACGCCGGCCCCGGCTTCGACTTGTTCAATGAAGTTCAAAATCGCCTTTTTCATGAACCAGTGCGAGGTCCGGTCCAACCTGGCCGATGCCGACTTCAACCTGGCGCGTGTCTCCTCATCCAACTTGATACCCAGCGTTGTCACGGTCATCGCTCAGCCTCTGAATGGAACAACCCCCTGCCCTGCTACACCTGCGACAGGACACAGCAGACAGTGCCCTCGGCTCTCGACCAAGGGCACCGGACTGCAACAGCTATCGGATAGCAACGACGATTACTGGGCTGGCGTCGCAGAAGCCGTCTGGCTGCCAAACATCGCTTCGAAACGCGGCTTGTTGGTTGCGTAATATTCCGCAACCACTTTGTCCGCCGTGCTGTCACGGGCATCCGCCATCAACTTCTCGAGGTCAGCCTTGGGGATCTTGAAGTTGGCGAAGAAGCGCGCCACGTCAGGGTGCTCCGCGCTGAATCCTTTGCGTGCGACGGCGTGGATCTGCTCGGCACCACCGAAGATCTGCTTCGGATCATCGAGGTAGCGCAGCGGCCATTTGGCGAACATCCAGTGCGGACTCCAGGCGTTGACCAACGACCATTTGTCGCGCTTGATGTTGCGATCCAGCTCGCTCAGCATCCCGGACTCCGACGAAGCCACCATCTTGTAGCCGTCGAGCTTGTATTCCTTGATGGCCTTTTCCGTCAGCTTGTACTGACCGTTGCCCACTTCCGATGTGAGGATCTTGCCACCGAGTTTTTCCCGCACTTCAGGCTTGTTGAGGTCCTCGACACTGGCGATCTCGCTGGTGGGAATGGAAGTGGGCACCGCCATGCCGATCCGGCCTTCGTACAGCACGCCGAGGTCTTCGAGCCTGTCCTTGTATTTGTCATAGAAGGACTTGTGGGTGCTGGGCAGCCAGACCATCGGGATCAAGTCGATATTGCCGTTAGCCAGCGCCTGGAACTGGATGCCGATGTCGGCCAGCACCAACTTGACCGGTTGCTTGAGGTGATCCTGCAACGCGGTGTTCGCCAGTTTCACCGCGATTTCCGTGTCCGACCAGTTCACCCAGCCGATACGGATGGGCGCGGGCTCCTCGGCTTGGACGATCAGGCTGCTGCAGGCTAAAGCAAGGCCTGCAAACCAGCCGATTAAAGTTTTACTGGGTAACGTCATCATGTGCATCTCCGCAGACTGTATTAATAGTTATTGGCAGGGCAGCAGAAGCATTCATTTTCCCATCACGACCGCACGCGGCCATCCGGTGGTTCTAGTTATGAAAATCACGGGGACTAAAGTTTTTCGGCCCTCCTCCGCCCTCTGGCGTTTCCAACCGCAATGACCGGCTCATTCACAACGCCTTCTCGAGTGCCGGCAAAGCCTCGAACAAATCCGCCACCAACAGGTAATCCGCCACCTGGGCAATCGGCGCCTCGGCGTCCTGGTTGATCGCGACGATCACTTTGGAACCGCTCATGCCCGCCAGGTGCTGGATGGCGCCGCTGATACCCGCCGCGATGTAAAGCTCTGGCGCGACGATTTTTCCTGTTTGCCCAACCTGCAGATCGTTGGGGGCAAACCCTGAATCCACGGCTGCGCGGGAGGCACCCACCGCGCCACCGAGCTTGTCCGCCACGCGTTCGATCAAGGCAAAATTGTCTTTGGCCTGCATCCCCCGGCCGCCGGACACCACGACGCGGGCGCTCGACAGATCGGGCCTTGCACTGGTTGTCAGTTGTTCACTGACAAAGCGGGCGTGGGTTGAGCTTTGGCCGCCCTCCACCACGATGACTTCGCAGGGTTTGTCCTGGGTCAGCGCTTGGGCAAACGCCGAGGCGCGAACGGTGAGCAACTTGATTGGATCGAGGGACTGCACCGTGGCGATCGCGTTGCCGGCATAGATGGGACGCTGGAAAGTGTCCGCCGAAACGATAGCGGTAACGTCTGAAAGCATGCCGACATCCAGGCTGGCCGCGACCCGTGGCAACAGGTTGCGGCCCATGCTGCTGGCGTCGGCGAAAACGTGCGTATAACCCTCGCAGACCAACGACGTGATCAGCGGCTGGGTATTTTCGGCCAGTGTTTTTTCGAACAGCGCATCCTGTGCGAGCAGAACTCGGTCCAGGCCTTGGACGAGCGCAGCTTGACGCGCCACTTCCGGCGCATCCGCTCCACCCAAGACCAGCAAATCCGTCTCGCCCCCCAGCGCCAGAGCGGCGGTCACGGCGCTGCGTGTACCTGCCGTCAGTTGACCGGCACTGTGCTCGGCGATCACTAAACTGCGCATCAAATCACCCCCGCCACGTTTTTCAGTTTATCCACCAGCTCAGTCACCGAAGCGACCGTGATGCCTGCCTTGCGCACCGGCGGTGGGACCACGCCCAACAATCGAGCATGTTCCTTCACGCTCGCGCCCAAGGTGTCGGCGGCAATGATTTCCAACGGTTTTCTCTTGGCTTTCATGATGTTCGGCAACGAGGCGTAGCGCGGTTGGTTCAGGCGCAAATCACAGGTCACCACGGCGGGCACCGTGAGGGCGACGACCTGGCTGCCGCCGTCGACTTCACGCTCGACGACCCATTGCCCGTCGACATGATTGACCGCCGAGGCGTAAGTGGCCTGACCGCAGCCGATCAACTGCGCCACCATTTGCCCGACCTGATTGTTCTCCTGGTCAATCGCCTGCTTGCCGAACAGGATCAGTTGCGGCTTTTCCTGATCGATCACCTTGCTCAAGTACTTGGCGACGTTGAGCGGCTCAAGGACCGCGCTCGTCTCCACCAGAAGTGCTCGATCCGCGCCCAGCGCCAATGCGGTGCGCAATTGTTCCTGCGCCGCAGGAGTGCCCACCGAGACCACCACGACCTCGGACGCCAGCCCCTTCTCCTTGAGGCGGATTGCCTCCTCCACCGCGATCTCGCAGAACGGGTTCAAGGCCATTTTCACGCCGTTGAGCTCGACGTCCGAACCGTCAGCCTTTACCCGGACCTTCACATTCGGGTCGATGGCGCGCTTTACCGCAACGAGCACTTTCATGATTCCTCGCATCCCCCTCGCACTCTGGATCGACGCGGGCGACCGGCTACATGTGCCGGATCACCCCTGTTTCGACTGGATGGTAATCCTGGTTTTTCCGTGGCGCAAGAAAAATGTACACATGTGTCTCAATCGTTGACACACATGAACATTGCACATACCGTTATGTCAAAACCAAGCCTGATGTTCTGTTCCCGGAGCAACACCATGTCCAGTGATCCTCTGCTGCAGCCCTACAAAATCAAGCATCTGACGCTCAAGAATCGGATCATGACCACCTCTCATGAACCGGCGTATCCCGTCGATGGCATGCCGAAGGACTTGTACCGTGCCTATCACGTCGAGCGGGCCAAGGCCGGCGTGGCGCTGACCATGACCGCCGGCTCCGCCGCTGTTTCCCGGGACAGCCCGCCGGTGTTCAACAACGTGCTGGCGTACAAGGACGAAGTGGTCAAATGGATGAAGGACCTGACCGACGAGTGCCACGAGCACGGCGCGGCGGTGATGATCCAACTGACCCACCTGGGCCGGCGCACGCGCTGGGACAAGGCTGACTGGCTGCCGGTCGTCTCGCCGTCCCATCGCCGCGAAGCATCCCACCGGGCCTTCCCGAAAAAGATGGAAGACTGGGACATCGACCGGATCATCAAGGATTACGTGGACGCTGCCGAACGCATGAAGGCTGCCGGCCTGGATGGCCTGGAGCTGCAGGCCTACGGGCATCTCATGGATCAATTCTGGTCGCCACTGACCAACGATCTCGACGGGCCCTACGGCGGCTCGCTGGAAAACCGCATGCGCTTCACCTTCGATGTGTTGCGCGGTATCCGCCAGCGTTGCGGCGAGGATTTCCTGCTGGGGGTGCGCTACACCGGCGACGAAGACTTGCCAGGGGGCTTCGGTGCCAGCGACGGCATCCGGATTTCCCACATGCTCAAGGACAGCGGCCTGGTGGATTTCCTCAACGTCGTGCGCGGGCATATCGATACCGATGCCGGCCTCACCGACGTGATCCCGATCCAGGGCATGCGCAACTCACCGCACCTGGATTTTGCCGGCGAGATTCGCTCGGCCACCGGTTTCCCGACGTTCCATGCGGCGAAGATCCCGGACGTCGCCACCGCGCGACACGCCATCGCCTCGGGCAAGGTGGACATGATCGGCATGACCCGCGCCCACATGACCGACCCGCACATCGTGCGCAAGATCATCGAGAAGCGTGAAGAAGACATCCGTCCCTGCGTTGGCGCCAACTATTGCCTGGATCGCATCTACCAGGGCGGCGCCGCGTACTGCATCCACAACGCCGCCACCGGGCGCGAAACCACCATGCCCCACGACATTCCCAAGGCGTCGGTCAAGCGCAAGGTCGTGGTGATCGGCACCGGCCCGGCGGGGCTGGAAGCGGCAAGGGTAGCCGGTGAACGCGGCCATGACGTCACGGTGTTCGAAGTGGCCGACCAGCCAGGCGGGCAGATCCGCCTGACCGCGCAGAGCGAGCGTCGCCGCGAGATGATCAGCATCATCGACTGGCGCATGGCGCAGTGCGAACGACTGGGCGTGAAGTTCCAATTCAACACCTGGGCCGAAGCCGAGACAGTCCTGGCCCAGGAGCCGGACGTGGTGATCGTCGCCACGGGCGGCCTGCCCCACACCGAGGTGCTCAAGCAAGGCAACGAACTGGTGGTTTCGACCTGGGACATCATTTCCGGCGACGTCAAACCCGGCCAGAACGTGCTGATCTTCGACGACGCCGGCGACCACGCGGCGCTACAGGCGGCCGAGGTGATCGCCAACAGCGGTGCGAAACTGGAGATCGTCACGCCCGACCGATCGTTCGCGCCGGAAGTGATGGCCATGAACCTCGTGCCATACATGCGCAGCCTGCAAGACCTGAACGTCACCTTCACCGTCACCTATCGGGTCGATTCCGTGGAGAAGCGCGACGGCCAGTTGGTTGCCAGCTTCGGCAGCGATTACGGCCAGGTGCACAAGCAGCGCGTGGTCGATCAGGTGGTGGTCAACCACGGCACCCTGCCCCTGGATGACCTGTACTTCGAACTGCGCCCGCATTCGAAAAACGACGGCGCGGTTGAACAACACGATCTGATTGCAGGGAAAACCCAGAACATCGTGACCAACCCCGAGGGCCGCTTCCAACTGTTCCGCATCGGTGACGCGGTGTCGGCGCGTAATACCCATGCCGCGATCTACGATGCGCTGCGGCTGGTCAAGGACATCTGAAGGCGCAGCCCGATAAGGATCGAGCAACGTTCGCCCTGAATAAGAAATGCGCTCAATCCGTGGCGAGGGAGCTTGCTCCCACTGGGCTGCGCGGCAGACCTGTTATGAGCGCTTCGCACTCAAGCGGGAGCAAGCTCCCTCGCCACGGGTTATCCCGTCCGTAAACCTCTACAACCAACAGAAAGGAAATGAAATGTCCGTTTTTACCCATGTCACCGTCGGCACCAACAACCTGGCAAACGCTCGCGCATTCTATGACGCTACCTTGAAGGAAATCGGCCTGAAGCGCGTTGCCGACCTTGATGAGGCCGGCTCCATCTGGGGCGTCGACAAGCCTTCGTTCTTTGTACTGAACCCGGCCAACGGCAACCCGGCGTCCATCGGCAACGGCGTCACCGTGAGTTTCGAAGCGCCGGACCGGGCGGCGGTCCATGCCTTCCATAGCGCCGCGCTGGCGAACGGCGGCGTGTGCGAGGGGCTGCCGGGCTCTCGCGGCTGGGCGGAAAATGCCTACGCGGCTTATGCCCGGGACCTGGATGGGAACAAGCTGGCGGTGTATTGCTTCAAGGCTGAGTAATGAGATGTAGCTTGCTCGCAAAAGCGGTGGGTCAGTGACAGGGATGTTGGATCGGCTAACGCCTTCGCGAGCAGGCTCGCTCCCACAAGGGGATTGAGTTGCATACGATGTTTGTGGTGGATAAAGAGCCCAATGTGGGAGCGAGCCTGCTCGCGAAAGCGGTGGGTCAGTGACGGGGATATTGGATTGGCTGACGCCTTCGCGAGCAAGCCCGCTCCCACAAGTTCCGGGCAGTGGATCAGCCTTGGAGCCCTTTGCGTGCGACTGCGGCGCCGGCTTGCAACGCCCTTCCCACCTGCTCCTCGAAATGTCCCTGGGTCATTGACTGCAAGGCGGCGGCCGTCACGCCGCGATAGGCGACCAGGGCATCGATCATATGTTGCGCGTCATGATTGGCCAGCAGCTGGCTGCTGTCGACCACGACATTTTTCGCGGCAAGCTGGGCAATCTCGGCTGGAATGCCGGCCGCCATTGCCTGATTCGCCAACGCCGTCATCAACAAGGCAGGTAAGGCCGGACCGGTGCCCGACAGCGCGCAGAGGTAATCAATGAAATCTTCCTGCTGGACCTCGGCAGCCGTGCCCACGCATTCGAACAAGCGCTGAACCAGGCTTTTCGTCGTCGGCTCTGCCACGCCAGCGCAATACCACGGCGTAAAGGATTGCCCGATCTCCACCGCCGCGTTGGGCATCGCCCGTACGACCCTTGAAGCCGAGGTCTGCGCGGCAATCGCCTGCGCCGTGATTCCGGCCATCAGTGAAATGACCGTCTTGCCCATCGCGTCGAGGGTCAGGTTGGCGAACTGCTCGGGGCGTACCGCGATGACGATGACGTCGCTGCGGTCCACCAGTGCCTGGTTGTCGGTGACCAGGCAAACGCCTTGCTGCGCCAGTGGATGTGCCCCGGAGCGATTGGAGAGGATCAGATTACCCGCCGGCAACAAGGCCTTCGCCAGCACGGCCTTGGCAATCGCCCCGCCCAGCCAGCCCGTACCGCCAATGATGCCCAGCGTCGGTCCGGTCATTTTCCAGCCGTCTCTTCAAAGGTTTCCACCAGCGGCACAAAGACCCCAGGCTCTTTTTCGGCATAGCCGAATTTGCCATAGAAACGATCCAGCTCGCGCTGCTTGGGCACCTTGCCGGTGAAGATGCTCACGTAATGAGGGATGCGCTGGAAACGCACGGTGATCAGCTCGCTGGTGTTCATGGTGATGTAGCCGATCTGCGTCAGGTAGATCGTCCGGGCTCGCGCGTCGGCCCCTTGGCTGTCGTAGCCAAAGCGCTTGAACATGCTCGCCAGCGCGCCCATTCGCTGCTCGTCGACAACGGCAACTTCTTGCGCGACCTCTGCGGACTGGAGCGCCCAACTGCGCACCGCGAATTCAAACTGCGAGTCGAACAGTTGTGGGTTGAGCCAGCATTCGAAGACATTCAGGATCGCCTCGGAGATGCTCTCGGCGTAGCTTTCGCTTTGCCGGATCAACCCGCCGGTGTTGGTCTCGCGCCAGCGCGACAGCAGGGCCGCCAGCAACTGTTCGCGATCCTCGAAGAACCAATAGAAGCTGGTGCGTGACAAACCCAGGCGCTTGGCCAACGGCATGACCCGGACCGCATCGATGCCGGACTCCTTCAAGGCCTCGTAGGCCGCTTCCAGCCACCCTTCGGGCGACCCCCGCCAACCCGCGTCCTGGGCCTTGCCACGTGCCTTCCCTACCTGGGGCATCTTGCATCCACCTTATTGAACATACGTAACGCGAATGTACTCGGATGCCCGCTAAATGTACACCTAAGTACATTTGATCGACTCTCCGCCTCTTCTTCCCCCGAGAGCGCAAAAAAGATTGATGAGAAAAAGTCATGAACGGCTGATTTTAAATGGTTTGTCAGCATGGCAGGCCCGGGACGAGTATCTGCTCCAGGCAAACCAAAACAACAACGAGCCGCCTCTATGTGGACTACGCAAGAAAAACTTCCATTGGGCGAGCACATCGCCCGGTACGTCGAGTGGCTGACCCAGCATGGCGCTGATGTATTCGACGCCATATCGTCGTCGCTCTCCGAAATCATCAGCCTCTTCACCAGCGCCCTGCTCTGGTTCAATCCGTTGGCCTTGATAGGGCTGCTGGCGCTGCTCGCCTTCTACATTCAACGCAAGGTGAGCCTGACGCTGTTCGTCGCGCTGTCGTTCCTGCTGATTCTCAACCTGGGCTACTGGCAGGAAACCATGGAGACCCTGGCCCAGGTGACATTCGCCACGCTGGTGTGCGTGATCGTCGGCGTGCCGCTGGGGATCGTCGCGGCGCATCGCCCCTGGTTCTACGCAGCCTTGCGACCGGTGCTCGACCTGATGCAGACCGTGCCCACCTTCGTCTACCTGATCCCGACCTTGACGCTGTTCGGCCTCGGCGTCGTTCCGGGGTTGATCTCCACGGTGGTCTTCGCGATCGCCGCGCCGATTCGCCTTACGTACCTGGGCGTGCGTGACGTCCCGCAAGAATTGATGGACGCCGGCAAGGCGTTCGGTTGCTCGCGTCGCCAGTTGTTGGCCCGCATCGAACTGCCCCATGCGATGCCGAGCATCGCCGCCGGCATCACCCAATGCATCATGTTGTCGCTGTCGATGGTGGTCATCGCCGCGCTGGTTGGCGCGGACGGCTTGGGCAAACCTGTCGTCAATGCGTTGAACACGGCTGATATCGCCATGGGCTTCGAAGCAGGCCTGGCGATCGTGCTCCTGGCGATCATCCTCGACCGCATTTGCAAACAGCGCGAAACCGTAAGACGAGGTGACGCATGAGCATCATTCGTTTCGAAGACGTCGACGTCATTTTCGCCCATCGTCCCAAGGCCGCGCTGGACCTGCTGGATCAAGGTTTTTCCCGGTCGGACATTCTGCAGAAGACCGGCCTGATCGTCGGCGTGGAAAAGGCCAACCTGGAAATCAACAAAGGCGAAATCTGCGTATTGATGGGCTTGTCGGGTTCCGGCAAGTCCAGCCTGCTGCGCTGCATCAACGGCTTGAACACGGTGAGCCGCGGCAAGCTCTTCGTCGAACACGAAGGTCGGCAGATCGACATTGCCGCCTGCACCCCAGCCGAGTTGAAAATGATGCGCACCCAGCGCATCGCCATGGTCTTCCAGAAGTTCGCCCTGATGCCCTGGCTGACGGTGCGCGAGAACATCGGTTTCGGTTTGGAGATGCAGGGTCGCCCAGAGAAGGAGCGGCGCAGACTGGTCGACGAAAAGCTCGAACTGGTGGGCTTGACCCAGTGGCGCAACAAGAAGCCGGACGAA
This genomic interval from Pseudomonas alvandae contains the following:
- a CDS encoding DMT family transporter, yielding MRAVHDHDTPRPRLGIALCLLSMLIFAAQDGVTKVLVKDLPIAQLVMVRYWVFLAFAVGYSVYQGSLRTAYRSHHPCQQVIRALIGVGESALFGLGLRYLGLAEMHALYAVFPLMTLALAGAFLGEFIGVRRWIAAAIGFTGTLVILRPGSGVFELAALIPLLSALGFAIFSVLTRRISRQDSFATNMLHMGFFGAVAITMLGLPGWVSPSPAQWGLIAVLSMTGVVAQLLLLQALKVATAATLQPFNYSLLVFATLIGLLVFGELPDTWTVVGACLVIAGGMYAIKAKG
- a CDS encoding TetR/AcrR family transcriptional regulator; the protein is MPQVGKARGKAQDAGWRGSPEGWLEAAYEALKESGIDAVRVMPLAKRLGLSRTSFYWFFEDREQLLAALLSRWRETNTGGLIRQSESYAESISEAILNVFECWLNPQLFDSQFEFAVRSWALQSAEVAQEVAVVDEQRMGALASMFKRFGYDSQGADARARTIYLTQIGYITMNTSELITVRFQRIPHYVSIFTGKVPKQRELDRFYGKFGYAEKEPGVFVPLVETFEETAGK
- a CDS encoding ribbon-helix-helix protein, CopG family is translated as MTVTTLGIKLDEETRARLKSASARLDRTSHWFMKKAILNFIEQVEAGAGVEALVAAEALERDRLRHSIARRRTESSLLEDTVPGARGA
- a CDS encoding VOC family protein; translation: MSVFTHVTVGTNNLANARAFYDATLKEIGLKRVADLDEAGSIWGVDKPSFFVLNPANGNPASIGNGVTVSFEAPDRAAVHAFHSAALANGGVCEGLPGSRGWAENAYAAYARDLDGNKLAVYCFKAE
- a CDS encoding glycine betaine ABC transporter substrate-binding protein; protein product: MMTLPSKTLIGWFAGLALACSSLIVQAEEPAPIRIGWVNWSDTEIAVKLANTALQDHLKQPVKLVLADIGIQFQALANGNIDLIPMVWLPSTHKSFYDKYKDRLEDLGVLYEGRIGMAVPTSIPTSEIASVEDLNKPEVREKLGGKILTSEVGNGQYKLTEKAIKEYKLDGYKMVASSESGMLSELDRNIKRDKWSLVNAWSPHWMFAKWPLRYLDDPKQIFGGAEQIHAVARKGFSAEHPDVARFFANFKIPKADLEKLMADARDSTADKVVAEYYATNKPRFEAMFGSQTASATPAQ
- a CDS encoding electron transfer flavoprotein subunit alpha/FixB family protein, with product MRSLVIAEHSAGQLTAGTRSAVTAALALGGETDLLVLGGADAPEVARQAALVQGLDRVLLAQDALFEKTLAENTQPLITSLVCEGYTHVFADASSMGRNLLPRVAASLDVGMLSDVTAIVSADTFQRPIYAGNAIATVQSLDPIKLLTVRASAFAQALTQDKPCEVIVVEGGQSSTHARFVSEQLTTSARPDLSSARVVVSGGRGMQAKDNFALIERVADKLGGAVGASRAAVDSGFAPNDLQVGQTGKIVAPELYIAAGISGAIQHLAGMSGSKVIVAINQDAEAPIAQVADYLLVADLFEALPALEKAL
- a CDS encoding electron transfer flavoprotein subunit beta/FixA family protein translates to MKVLVAVKRAIDPNVKVRVKADGSDVELNGVKMALNPFCEIAVEEAIRLKEKGLASEVVVVSVGTPAAQEQLRTALALGADRALLVETSAVLEPLNVAKYLSKVIDQEKPQLILFGKQAIDQENNQVGQMVAQLIGCGQATYASAVNHVDGQWVVEREVDGGSQVVALTVPAVVTCDLRLNQPRYASLPNIMKAKRKPLEIIAADTLGASVKEHARLLGVVPPPVRKAGITVASVTELVDKLKNVAGVI
- the choW gene encoding choline ABC transporter permease subunit, which gives rise to MWTTQEKLPLGEHIARYVEWLTQHGADVFDAISSSLSEIISLFTSALLWFNPLALIGLLALLAFYIQRKVSLTLFVALSFLLILNLGYWQETMETLAQVTFATLVCVIVGVPLGIVAAHRPWFYAALRPVLDLMQTVPTFVYLIPTLTLFGLGVVPGLISTVVFAIAAPIRLTYLGVRDVPQELMDAGKAFGCSRRQLLARIELPHAMPSIAAGITQCIMLSLSMVVIAALVGADGLGKPVVNALNTADIAMGFEAGLAIVLLAIILDRICKQRETVRRGDA
- a CDS encoding pyrroline-5-carboxylate reductase family protein — protein: MTGPTLGIIGGTGWLGGAIAKAVLAKALLPAGNLILSNRSGAHPLAQQGVCLVTDNQALVDRSDVIVIAVRPEQFANLTLDAMGKTVISLMAGITAQAIAAQTSASRVVRAMPNAAVEIGQSFTPWYCAGVAEPTTKSLVQRLFECVGTAAEVQQEDFIDYLCALSGTGPALPALLMTALANQAMAAGIPAEIAQLAAKNVVVDSSQLLANHDAQHMIDALVAYRGVTAAALQSMTQGHFEEQVGRALQAGAAVARKGLQG
- a CDS encoding NADH:flavin oxidoreductase — translated: MSSDPLLQPYKIKHLTLKNRIMTTSHEPAYPVDGMPKDLYRAYHVERAKAGVALTMTAGSAAVSRDSPPVFNNVLAYKDEVVKWMKDLTDECHEHGAAVMIQLTHLGRRTRWDKADWLPVVSPSHRREASHRAFPKKMEDWDIDRIIKDYVDAAERMKAAGLDGLELQAYGHLMDQFWSPLTNDLDGPYGGSLENRMRFTFDVLRGIRQRCGEDFLLGVRYTGDEDLPGGFGASDGIRISHMLKDSGLVDFLNVVRGHIDTDAGLTDVIPIQGMRNSPHLDFAGEIRSATGFPTFHAAKIPDVATARHAIASGKVDMIGMTRAHMTDPHIVRKIIEKREEDIRPCVGANYCLDRIYQGGAAYCIHNAATGRETTMPHDIPKASVKRKVVVIGTGPAGLEAARVAGERGHDVTVFEVADQPGGQIRLTAQSERRREMISIIDWRMAQCERLGVKFQFNTWAEAETVLAQEPDVVIVATGGLPHTEVLKQGNELVVSTWDIISGDVKPGQNVLIFDDAGDHAALQAAEVIANSGAKLEIVTPDRSFAPEVMAMNLVPYMRSLQDLNVTFTVTYRVDSVEKRDGQLVASFGSDYGQVHKQRVVDQVVVNHGTLPLDDLYFELRPHSKNDGAVEQHDLIAGKTQNIVTNPEGRFQLFRIGDAVSARNTHAAIYDALRLVKDI